The genomic stretch ACTTCTCCAATTGTCTTTAAGAACCAGAAGATCTGCTTCCTTAGGAGAAAACTCCTTTTTGTTGATAATATCCAACATCAGTTTACTTTCCCCACCACGAAATCTATAGATACTCTGTTTCGGATCACCTACCAAAGTAAAAGAAGTATATTCAGTGGAAACACTATGATCTCTTAATGGAACAAAATTTTGCCACTGTAATTCTGAAGTATCCTGAAATTCATCGAAGAAATAATGCTGAAACTGTGCCCCTACCTTTTCATAGATAAAGGCAGAAGGTTCGTTTTTAAGATTTTCATTGATCAGGATATTAAACTTGGAAAGAAGAACAAGATCATTCTCTTCCTCAATCTTTTTAAGCTCATCCTGAATATCTTTATTAACCTTCAAAGGAAGAAGAGCTGATAAAACTTTTTCCTTTTTCTGGGTTTCAATATACAGAAGAATAAGTTTCATTCTGTTTTCAATAAGCTGATCCAGGATTTCAAAAATTTCAGCTTCTTTGTGTTTAGATTTTGAAGAGGCTCCTTTTCTATAATTATTGACTACAGATTCTTCTGCTGTAGTAGGAAAAGGAAATCCTGCTCTTTTCTGCTGATAAAAATCAATAACTTTGGTAAAGAACCCTCCGATTCCGTTTTTTCCCTGAGCAAAATCTTCAATCTCAATATTTCGTGATTTGAATAATTCTATAGAGGCTGCTGCAAGTTCTGCCGCATTTTTTTTATTAAGAACAATCTCTTTACGAAGTGCATTTTTAATGTCTTCATAATTGGTATCATCAAAACTCTGATTACTTTTCAGATGTTCATAGTGAATATCCTTTACAAACTCTTTTGCCGAATCATAAAGATTTTTGTTAAGATTGATCCTTTCATTGTTTTCGAGACTGTAGTCTACATAATCCATGAAAGAATGGGAAATAGTATCATTCTCACCAATCTGATCCAGCATTTTGTCTACAGCTTCAATGAGGAAAGGTTCAGCTTCAATTTCCAGATTAAAATTTTTCGCCAATCCTAATTCATAAGAAAAACTTCTTACCAACCTTGAATTAAAACGGTCAATTGTTCCGATATTTAAAGTGGAATAGTTATGAAGAATATGATCCAGTAATCTTTTTGAGCGATGATGCAGATCATCAATTGTAATTTTTAATCCCTGCTCTTCAAAAGCTTTCTGAATATTTTTCAGATCAGCATTCTCTGTATAATTACGGGCTGAAAAATTTCCCAACCAGGACAATATTCTTTCCTTCATCTCGTTGGCAGCCTTATTCGTAAAAGTCAAGGCAAGAATATTCCTGATCGATTGCTGTTGATTAGGATAACGGAGACAGATCATCAGAAGCCGCTGAACCAGGGCATACGTTTTCCCAGATCCGGCTGAAGCATTGATAACTGTATAAGAATTTTGCATTGTTAAGGGAGAATTGAGACTGCAAGTTAGCTAAAATTTAAAATAAAATTTAACAATTCAATCTGCCTATTTAACAGTTTAGGGAGTAAAATATAGTAAGAAATACTAAAAGGCGTTAATGGTGGTTAAACTTCTGCTCCAATTTAAAAATAATTTTAGCTTTGCTTTATAAAAAATAACCCGTGAAATTCAAACTACTCTTTTTTTTATTCCTGATTTTTTTTATCCATTCCAATGCCCAAAGTTATATCTTCGGAAAAGTGGTTTCTGAGAATGGTTCAGAGATACAGGATGTCACTATTGTCAATATCAGGACTGATGAAATGGCATTTTCAAATGGAGATGGACATTTCATGATTTCCGGAAGAGTAGGTGATGAACTCCGGTTTATAAAAGCTGGGTATGATAGAGTCGCAAAAAAAGTATCTCAGGAAAATATTCAGTCTCCTATGAACATTGGCCTTATCAGGTCTACCATTCAGATTCCTGAAGTGGAGGTTAAACAAGGAATTACCGGGAATTTAAAAATAGATTCAAAAAATTACAATAAACCTAAAAAAGTTCAAAAACTGGAGACAGAGATAAACCGGTATATTGCACAAAAGTCAGATCCTAGAATTCTTGCCGCAAAACCTGGAGAGTTTGTACAACCTAAAGGAGAAGGATTTGCTATAGGAAAAGCTAAAGATAAATGGGATGATATTGATTTAATGAATTATATCCGGGCAAATCTTGGAGATGATTATTTTACCAATCTTAGAATAGAGAAACCATTGATCGATCATTTCATTTCTTATGTTCTTGCAGGTGGTTTTGAAAGGAAAAAGATCCTGAAATATGGATTTTGCAGTGATGCCGATTTAAACAGGTTTCAACGTTTTGTTCTGACCAGAATTTCATCTTATCGTGCTCCACAGACTCAAAGATAAGGGATGGAAAATATGTTAAAAGCTAATCTGTGCATTGTTTTGTTGTTCCTATCAGGAATATTGTTCTCACAGCAAAAAATAACCGGACTTGTTACTGATGAAAGTAAGACCAATATCAATCCGGTGTTAATCATTAACGTTTCAAAAAATAGTTCTGTAATAAGTGATTCATCTGGGAGATTTATCATAGATGCTGATGGAAATGATGAAATAAGAGCAGTAAAAGATGGGTATTATCGCGTCAGCAAGAAGATTTCAAAAGAAGATTTCAATACAGTTGTGCTCATCATTCTCCAAAAAGCTGTGATCCAGATTCCGGAAGTTCAGATTGCCTTCAAGCCTACAGGAAACCTGGAAAAAGACAATAAGCGTCTTAATGAATCTCAAAAGTTAAAGTCTTTAAAATCGGAGATGTCAAAATACATGAAAAGCCCTTTAACGGAACCTTTACCTGATAAAACCATTTCAAAAACGTTTACAGGACATGATTATAAAGTAGGGCAGGTAGATGTAAAAGGTGTTATTGGGGCAGTAGCTGGTTTAATTAAAAAGGCAACAGAACCTAAAATTACCAAAGCCAATTATATAGAGTTTCAAGATTTTATGACACGGCTTAAAAATGAAGTGAATTTAGACTTTCTTAGAAAATATGGGATGGAAGATGAACAGATTGATGCATTTTTATTATATGCAGAGGACACCAGGTACCTTTCTAAAAATTTCAGAAAAAACTTCAATAAAGATGTGCTGAAGTTTGAATTGCAGGTTGCCTTTGCAAAATATCGTCAATTAAATAAGCTAGATACCCAATAAAATATTGGTATTTTTATAGATAAAAGAACAATTGAATTATAATTTCAGAAATATTGTAAGTGAATGTTGGAAAAAGAGTTTTCTTTTCCTTGCTATACTGTGTGCTCATCTTTTGTTTTCCCAACAAACGGTAACTGGAAGGATTATTGATGATAGTGGTGAAAGTTTGAGTGCCGTTACTATTGTTAATATTTCAACAGATAAAAAAGTATACTCCAATTCACAGGGAGTTTTTTCCATTGAAGCCAATCCTAATGATGAACTGAGGTTTGTAAAAGAAGATTTTAGAAGAGTATCAAGACGGGTTCTTACGGATGGGATTAATCCACAATTATTGATCACTCTTTTTCAGGTTCCCAAAGATGTTGGTGAAGTAAAAATTGTAAAAAAACTGTCGGGTGATTTGGAGCAGGACTCCAGAATCGTTGCGAAAGTAGATAAAGGAGAGCAGGTAAAACAAGCCGTAGGTCTTCCGGAGCCTGTGGGAAAGATGAGGGAAAAGCCGGCAGAAGTGAAAAGCGTTCTTTTACCAATATTGCTAGGAAACCTTAATGTACAGGGAGTTTATGACCTGGTAAGCGGTAAAGCCAGAAAACAGAAGAGGCAATACAGGTACGATGATTTGCAGGAACATATTGCCTGGATTCGAAGCAGGGTACAAGACGATTATTTTGTTAAGGCCGGAATTCCTGCAGATAAAATTTCTGAATTTATTGAATTTTCATTTTTAGCAAAGCCTCAGGTTCGTACCTATGTAAAAGCCAGAAACCTCTCAGGGGTAATGCTGAGGATGGAAGAAGTGATACCGGTTTTTATTGAACGTCTTAATAATAGCCATAGATAAGGAGGATTCATTTAGTAGTAGATATTCTTTTTTTATGTTAAAGAAATCTTAAAATATTGGAATGAAAATTGCTGCAATAGTCTCATAATCAAATCAAATTCACGAAAATCATGAATAAAAATATTATTGCAGTAGCGGTAGGAGCTTTAGGATTTGTCCTTGGCCTCGGCTTTTTGGGAAATGCAATCAAAAACAGAAATAAATCTGAAAATACCATCTCTGTAACAGGATTAGGAACCAAACACTTTACCTCTGATCTTATTACCTGGTCAGGAAGCTTTTCTAAAAATAATTCTGACCTGAAATCCGCTTATGATGAACTAGCTTTGGATAGAAAGGTCATCAATGATTACCTGATTTCAAAGGGGATAAAACAGGGCGAGATTGTATTTTCCTCTGTAGATATTCAGAAACAATTCAGAAGCTATAATGATTCCAATGGAAATTATGTGCAGGGAGAATTCTCCGGCTACAACCTAACTCAAAATGTATCTATTGAAAGCAAAGAGGTAGGTAAGATCGAAAATCTTTCAAGAAATATCACTGAAATTATCAACCGTGGAATTGAGTTTACCTCTTCTTCCCCTTCCTATTTTTATACAAAACTGGCTACTGTAAAGCAGGAAATGATTGCCAGTGCAACAAAAGATGCTAAAGAGCGGGCTGAAAAAATTGCAGAAAATTCCGGGAGTAGCTTAGGAAATCTTAAAAAAGCAACAATGGGTGTTATCCAGATTACTGCACCCAATTCAAATGAAGACTATTCTTATGGAGGGACTTTCAATACTTCTTCCAAAGAAAAAGAAGCCAGTATTACCATAAAGCTGGAGTATGAAGTGAATTAGATAGCTAGAAACAAACAGGATACAACGCAAGCACTTGTAAAAATCTGTGATGCATCCTCTATTCAATAAATTTCATTTTAATAAAAATAAACGCCGGAAATATTCCGGCGTTCTATATTTAAGGATATACGATATCACAAATTTCATTTTTAAGCTCTTCTACATTTTCTGGAGAATAATTGGCCAGCAGCCATAGGTTCAGAGATTGTTTCCCTTCTCCATAGCTTGGCTGTATATAAGTCGTATCAATGAGACCGAAATTATTTCTCTGATAGAATGAATAACGTCTTTTAGCATCTTCATTCACGTCTTCAGGTTCGATTTCCAGGATAATTCTAGGGTAGCTCTCCAATAAATGCTGCATAATATGAGATCCTAGTTTTTTGCTTCTGAAAACTTCAAATACCTCAAAGTGTTCTACAAAAACAAAAGAGCTCAGCTCCCATAGGATGATGTAGCCAATAGCCTCGGATTCATGGAGTATAGACATGAATTTTACTTTTGGATTTAAAAACAAATCCAGAAATTGTTCTTTGTCTCTTTGTTCGTCTACAGGAAAAGTGCTGGTATATGAAGTATAGATTCCTTGAATTCTATGATCTTCAACAGAAGTAATTGGTAAAAATTCCATAATCATAAATCAAAGACACTAGGTCTTCTGGTGATAAAAATATCTTTAATCCACAAAGTAAATGCCAAACCCAGGTAAATCAGAAAGAAAAAACCGGCAGTGGCAAAAGTAGAGTAGATGAAGAAGATTCTTAATTTGGATACAGGAATTCCCAGCTTGGCACCCGTTCTTGTCAGTACACCAAACCATTCTCTTTCCATTTTATGACGGATATTACTCAGCATTTCAAGATTCTTTTAAAAGTTTAAATCCAATACTGCAAGTTAAGCAATTTTTTTCGTCACATGAATTTTTATAATGATAAATCAGGCTTTGGCTTTCCAAAGCATTGGTGATGGAGACTCCAAGATTTTTCCAGTTCTGGATGATTGAGTTTTTTTCAGCAGCAATATTTTGATAGAATTCTATGATCTTATCTGCAATTTCTTCACTGTGGTATCTATGATAAGTATACTTTAAAGGAAGAATGGTATTCAGGATGATGAGGTCGATAAAATCCTTGCTCAAAGTCTTAGGCTGTACTTTTGAAATAGTTCCGAAATTAAAATGACAATCCCAGTATTCAGAAGCTTTTACAGTTTTAAAAAGATCATATAGCTCTTCAATACGATCTGCTTCCATAACCTTTGAAAATAAATTCTGGTGTTGATAAAGATTGGCCAGTTGAGATAAACGTATAGTAGGAAAATTGGGTGGTCTTAATCTTAAAAACTTAGGATGAAATATCAGATCCGAAAGTGTAAACTTTGCTTTAAGAAAATCAAATTCCCGTTTCCATATTTTCATTTGCTCATCTCCGGGAGTATCGAGCCACCCTGAAATTCCAAACAAGAGTGCTTCAAGCTGGAGAGGATTCTGACGGATCTTATTGATAATACTGTAATCTATACTTTCTGCAATCTGCTTAAAAATATGGGCGTTTACTTTTAATCCGAAAGAATAGGCAAGGCTGTGGAATAAAACTGCTTCGAAATTGTTTTTATAAAGCATTAAACTTTGCTCAAATCCAATAGATTTTTCTTCCAGTTTTTTCAGAATATTTCCTTCATGAAAATTAACAGGGATTTTCTCTTTGTTAAAAATATTCTCACAGGCGATAAACTGATTGCCATTGATTAACCTTTCATACTTCCATAGTATATTTTCATCAATATAATGTTTCAGTTCAAGCGTTGGAACCTTTTGATCGGTAAACTCACTGATTTCAGTATCGTGTTGAAAAACGACATGAAGAATAATATTCTGGTAATTGGGATCCTGAGAATGATTGTGGAAAATCCAATCTGAAGAGCGGACGTGCAGTTCTATATTTCCGGCAAGAACCACACCGTTGATTTTGATTTTAGAACCGAGAAAATCCGGGCCGGCATCTTTGTTCCATTTCCCGAATTGTATAATCTCAACGGAGTTTCCTTCAATATCCTTGAAGTCAAAATATTTGAAAACCTTATAGTTCCAAAGATATTGAAGTAATTTTTCCGTCATAGTGTGACGATAAATATAATAGAAATATTATACTTTCGTCAACTCCTTTTTAAAATTTTCGATAGTTGTTCTATACATTTTCTCATAGATAGGAAGAATGTTTTTCAAATCGAATTTTATAGCCTGTTCTTTCGCATTTTCTTTCATTTTGGCTAAAAGTTCTTCATTGCTTAACAATTTAATGGTATAGTTACTCATTGCTTCTACATTTCCGATTTCTGCTAAATAACCGGTTTCGCCCTGAATATTTACCTCAGGAATTCCTCCTGCATTCGAACTGATAACCGGAGTATAAGCCGCCATTGCTTCCAATGCTGCCAAACCAAAACTTTCCTGCTCTGATGGAAGTAAAAAGACATCAGAAAGTTGCAGAATTTTATAAAGGTCATTTACTTTTCCTAAAAGACGGATTTTTGAAATAAGATCCGGGTTTTCTTCAAGAAACTGGTTCACCTTTTCCATATCCGGACCTTCACCAATGATGATAAGCTTTGATTTTACCTTTTTCTCAACGTTTTTAAAGATCTGCAATACTTCATCCACACGTTTTACCGGACGAAGATTGGATACATGGATCAATATTTTCTCATCAGGATTTGCAAATTGAGTTCTTTGGCATTCTGTACAGTCGTCAAATTCAGAATTATCAATAAAATTGGTAATCACCTGGATTTCCTTTTTGATATTGAAAAACTGAAGAGTATCCTTTTTCAAGCTTTCAGAAACCGAAGTAATAGCGTCTGATTTGTTGATGGAAAATTCTACCGCATGTTTATAACTTGGATGCTGACCTACAAGGGTAATATCGGTCCCGTGAAGCGTAGTCACCAAAGGAATATCATTATTATCTTCCTGTAGCATCTGCTTAGCAGTAAATGCTGCGTAGGCATAAGGAATGGCATAATGAGCATGCAGCAGATCCAGTTTATATAGATTGACAACTCTGTAGATCATAGAGCTTAGCGCAATATCATAAGGCTGATATTGGAAAAGCGGATATGTCTGAACATTTACCCTGTGAAAGAAAATATTTGGATTAGTTATGTCTAATCTTGCAGGAAGGGCAGAGCTGATGAAGTGTACTTCATATCCTTTGTTGGCAAGGGACATTCCCAGTTCTGTTGCTACAATTCCGCTTCCACCATAAGTTGGATAGCAAAGTATGCCTATTTTCATTAGATTATTGTTGTTTTGATGTTGTTTTATTTTGTATTCACCGAGGAAATAGGATTCAGATCAATCCCCATTCCTGCTTTTAGCTGGTCGTTAACCAGTACAGGAAGTCTGCCCCAGATTTTTGTTTTTCCGTTTAAAGCATCTGCAGTGGCATTCATTGAATCATCATTATTTTCATAAGATACCAGAACTGTTGAAACTTTTGAAAGATCGATATCTTTCAAAGCATAGGCACTACCGAATATAGTAAGAATCACATTCTGATGTTTAGTAAGGTCAGCAAGAACTTTTTTAGACTCCAAAGATATTTTATACGGTTTATAAGCTGTTGAGTTATCCTTGTGGAAACCAACAATTACCGTAGATCCAGCTGGAATTGTACTGATCTCGCTTGCCTTTTTAATCGTAATGTTTGAGCCCATTCTATTAGCAAATGTCTGGTAAGGAGCCTCTTCTAACGGAACATAGTAAACCTGTTTTCCCGATAGAGGAAGTAGGTTTTTTTCATCCTTTAATAAAGTTAATGCATTAGAATAAAGATTCTGAACCAGTGTTTTGTGAGAATCATTATTCAGGTCAGCATTGATATTGTCCGGATTTTTTGGAGTGTACTGAGTAAGTCCTAAGAAATACTTTGTTAATAAAATTTTCTTTACACTTTCTTCCACTCTGGATTGGGAAATTTCCTTGTTATCAATGGCTTTCTGAATCAATTTTTTACCTTCAGAAACCCCCTGAGAGAAAAGCATGATGTCATTTCCTGCTTTAAATGCCATGGCATCCAACTCTCCTGGTTTGTATTTGTTGGCAACAGCTCCCATATTTAGGGCATCCGTGATAATTAATCCTTTATAGCCAAGCTTATCTTTCAGTAATCCTGTGATAATGTTTTTAGAAACCGAAGCAGGAATACCTTTTCCGGATTCTAAGCTTGGAACATATAAATGAGCTACCATAACACCGCCAATTCCTTTATCCATTAAAGCTTTAAATGGGGCTAGCTCTGTTGAGTTAAGTCTTTCCATATTGTGAGGCACTACAGGAAGATCAAGGTGTGAATCTGTACTGGTATCACCATGGCCAG from Chryseobacterium indologenes encodes the following:
- a CDS encoding SIMPL domain-containing protein, with amino-acid sequence MNKNIIAVAVGALGFVLGLGFLGNAIKNRNKSENTISVTGLGTKHFTSDLITWSGSFSKNNSDLKSAYDELALDRKVINDYLISKGIKQGEIVFSSVDIQKQFRSYNDSNGNYVQGEFSGYNLTQNVSIESKEVGKIENLSRNITEIINRGIEFTSSSPSYFYTKLATVKQEMIASATKDAKERAEKIAENSGSSLGNLKKATMGVIQITAPNSNEDYSYGGTFNTSSKEKEASITIKLEYEVN
- a CDS encoding carboxypeptidase-like regulatory domain-containing protein, giving the protein MENMLKANLCIVLLFLSGILFSQQKITGLVTDESKTNINPVLIINVSKNSSVISDSSGRFIIDADGNDEIRAVKDGYYRVSKKISKEDFNTVVLIILQKAVIQIPEVQIAFKPTGNLEKDNKRLNESQKLKSLKSEMSKYMKSPLTEPLPDKTISKTFTGHDYKVGQVDVKGVIGAVAGLIKKATEPKITKANYIEFQDFMTRLKNEVNLDFLRKYGMEDEQIDAFLLYAEDTRYLSKNFRKNFNKDVLKFELQVAFAKYRQLNKLDTQ
- a CDS encoding DUF2851 family protein; its protein translation is MTEKLLQYLWNYKVFKYFDFKDIEGNSVEIIQFGKWNKDAGPDFLGSKIKINGVVLAGNIELHVRSSDWIFHNHSQDPNYQNIILHVVFQHDTEISEFTDQKVPTLELKHYIDENILWKYERLINGNQFIACENIFNKEKIPVNFHEGNILKKLEEKSIGFEQSLMLYKNNFEAVLFHSLAYSFGLKVNAHIFKQIAESIDYSIINKIRQNPLQLEALLFGISGWLDTPGDEQMKIWKREFDFLKAKFTLSDLIFHPKFLRLRPPNFPTIRLSQLANLYQHQNLFSKVMEADRIEELYDLFKTVKASEYWDCHFNFGTISKVQPKTLSKDFIDLIILNTILPLKYTYHRYHSEEIADKIIEFYQNIAAEKNSIIQNWKNLGVSITNALESQSLIYHYKNSCDEKNCLTCSIGFKLLKES
- a CDS encoding PspC family transcriptional regulator yields the protein MLSNIRHKMEREWFGVLTRTGAKLGIPVSKLRIFFIYSTFATAGFFFLIYLGLAFTLWIKDIFITRRPSVFDL
- a CDS encoding glycoside hydrolase family 3 protein gives rise to the protein MKKLLYTSLFIAALISPRINAQYQPKNTSKEDLKKAQQWVEKTYKNLSQDEKLGQLFIVALYTNKGEDYINQVRNIVTNDKIGGLILMQDDAAREINLVNEFQQKSKIPLMIGMDAEWGLFQRIATAHKFPWAMTLGAIQDKNLVYQMSAKIAEDCHRMGINWDFAPVVDVNTNPNNPIIGNRSFGSEVDNVINSALSYSNGLQDNNILAAIKHFPGHGDTSTDSHLDLPVVPHNMERLNSTELAPFKALMDKGIGGVMVAHLYVPSLESGKGIPASVSKNIITGLLKDKLGYKGLIITDALNMGAVANKYKPGELDAMAFKAGNDIMLFSQGVSEGKKLIQKAIDNKEISQSRVEESVKKILLTKYFLGLTQYTPKNPDNINADLNNDSHKTLVQNLYSNALTLLKDEKNLLPLSGKQVYYVPLEEAPYQTFANRMGSNITIKKASEISTIPAGSTVIVGFHKDNSTAYKPYKISLESKKVLADLTKHQNVILTIFGSAYALKDIDLSKVSTVLVSYENNDDSMNATADALNGKTKIWGRLPVLVNDQLKAGMGIDLNPISSVNTK
- a CDS encoding GNAT family N-acetyltransferase, which encodes MEFLPITSVEDHRIQGIYTSYTSTFPVDEQRDKEQFLDLFLNPKVKFMSILHESEAIGYIILWELSSFVFVEHFEVFEVFRSKKLGSHIMQHLLESYPRIILEIEPEDVNEDAKRRYSFYQRNNFGLIDTTYIQPSYGEGKQSLNLWLLANYSPENVEELKNEICDIVYP
- the bshA gene encoding N-acetyl-alpha-D-glucosaminyl L-malate synthase BshA — encoded protein: MKIGILCYPTYGGSGIVATELGMSLANKGYEVHFISSALPARLDITNPNIFFHRVNVQTYPLFQYQPYDIALSSMIYRVVNLYKLDLLHAHYAIPYAYAAFTAKQMLQEDNNDIPLVTTLHGTDITLVGQHPSYKHAVEFSINKSDAITSVSESLKKDTLQFFNIKKEIQVITNFIDNSEFDDCTECQRTQFANPDEKILIHVSNLRPVKRVDEVLQIFKNVEKKVKSKLIIIGEGPDMEKVNQFLEENPDLISKIRLLGKVNDLYKILQLSDVFLLPSEQESFGLAALEAMAAYTPVISSNAGGIPEVNIQGETGYLAEIGNVEAMSNYTIKLLSNEELLAKMKENAKEQAIKFDLKNILPIYEKMYRTTIENFKKELTKV
- a CDS encoding carboxypeptidase-like regulatory domain-containing protein; this translates as MNYNFRNIVSECWKKSFLFLAILCAHLLFSQQTVTGRIIDDSGESLSAVTIVNISTDKKVYSNSQGVFSIEANPNDELRFVKEDFRRVSRRVLTDGINPQLLITLFQVPKDVGEVKIVKKLSGDLEQDSRIVAKVDKGEQVKQAVGLPEPVGKMREKPAEVKSVLLPILLGNLNVQGVYDLVSGKARKQKRQYRYDDLQEHIAWIRSRVQDDYFVKAGIPADKISEFIEFSFLAKPQVRTYVKARNLSGVMLRMEEVIPVFIERLNNSHR